In Deltaproteobacteria bacterium, the genomic stretch CCTTCCTGCAGCGCCTCGTGCCGCTCGGCGCGTGGCTGATCGCGCTCGTCCTGCTCCTGCTGCGTTGGACGACGCGCAAGGAGCTCCTCCACGACCACGGCCTCTACGACCGCTGGCGCGCCGGCGAGCGCCTCATCGTCGCGTTCTGGCACGAGCACCTGGTGCTGATGCCGTGCTTCGGTTGGTGGCCCCGGGTCTGCATCATGATCAGCCAGCACCGCGACGGCGAGCTGATCGCACGCGCGGTCCGACCCCTCGGCATCGAGGCGGTGCGCGGCTCGTCGACGCGCGGCGGGCGCGGCGCGCTCCGCCGGGTCCTCGCCGCCTACCGCGAAGGCGCGAGCCTCGCCTGGACGCCGGACGGCCCGCGCGGCCCGCGCCGGCTCGCGAAGCTCGGCGTGGTGCAGACGGCGCGCGCGACCGGCGCCACGATCGTTCCGGTCGGCGCCGCCGCCCGCTGGCACCGCCGCCTCGGGAGCTGGGACCGCATGGTACTGCCGTACCCCGGCTCGCGCATCACGTTCGTGGTCGGCACCCCGGTTCGCGTCGCCGGCGACGCGAGCGACACCGACCTCGAGGCCGCCCGGGCCCGCCTCGAGCACGAGCTCGAGCGCGCCCGCGTCGAAGCGGAGGCGCGCGTGGGCGGGAACGGGCCCGGCGCCGCGAATTGCAAGCCCGGATCGTCGTTAGTATGACGGGCGCCATGCCGAAGGCACGCGGCGCGTCCCGCGCTCTTGCGCTCACCACGGCGCTCGCGCTCGCCCTGGCGACGGGCGCCGGTGCCCGCGCCGCCGACGCGAAGCCCGCCGTCAAGAAGGCCGCCCGCGCGAAGAAGCCGGCCGCCTCCCAGCCGCTCGGCCCGAAGGAAGCCGTGCAGGCTATGGTGGAAGGGGAGGACGTCCGCGAGTTCCGCACCTTCTGCGACACCTGGATGCGGAAGCTCCAGGAACGGAACACC encodes the following:
- a CDS encoding lysophospholipid acyltransferase family protein, with the protein product MAKLRARRAFLQRLVPLGAWLIALVLLLLRWTTRKELLHDHGLYDRWRAGERLIVAFWHEHLVLMPCFGWWPRVCIMISQHRDGELIARAVRPLGIEAVRGSSTRGGRGALRRVLAAYREGASLAWTPDGPRGPRRLAKLGVVQTARATGATIVPVGAAARWHRRLGSWDRMVLPYPGSRITFVVGTPVRVAGDASDTDLEAARARLEHELERARVEAEARVGGNGPGAANCKPGSSLV